From a region of the Castanea sativa cultivar Marrone di Chiusa Pesio chromosome 10, ASM4071231v1 genome:
- the LOC142614166 gene encoding uncharacterized protein LOC142614166 — protein MEQKASNFIINIDPNPENNIKTNQVSDYEKKKRGPMHLVKVALFMIRSRKSNKLKPLPVDVAPSKDSWKGLVASMRPLHLQNDQTSPPPSIFEAPKPIVTSTMVEYSEDLHSPTYQSGASSSSSSEDGMSRYASAVNLQELNKDNDEDDEDEDGGDEMIDAKAEEFIAQFYQQMKLQQMDLVDDGH, from the coding sequence ATGGAACAAAAAGCATCAAACTTCATCATCAACATAGACCCTAACCCAGAAAACAACATCAAGACCAATCAGGTTTCTGACTATGAGAAAAAGAAGCGTGGTCCAATGCACCTTGTTAAAGTAGCATTGTTTATGATCCGAAGCCGCAAGTCCAATAAACTGAAACCCCTTCCTGTGGACGTGGCGCCGTCTAAGGACTCGTGGAAGGGTCTTGTGGCGTCTATGCGTCCCTTGCACCTTCAAAACGATCAAACATCTCCGCCACCCTCCATTTTTGAAGCCCCTAAACCTATTGTCACGTCGACAATGGTCGAATACTCTGAGGATTTACATTCACCCACGTATCAATCTGGGGCAAGCTCTTCTTCGAGTTCTGAAGATGGTATGAGCCGCTATGCCTCCGCGGTTAACCTCCAGGAGCTAAACAAGGAtaatgatgaggatgatgaagatgaagatggtgGGGACGAGATGATTGATGCAAAGGCTGAGGAGTTCATTGCTCAGTTCTATCAACAAATGAAGCTGCAACAAATGGACTTGGTTGATGATGGTCATTAA
- the LOC142612287 gene encoding uncharacterized protein LOC142612287, translating to MDGFGSSNRYGCGGGGDRRLEIVSGKGFNSNHVYAPRIDSPDLPPVPYAMARASQDGSSKPWGFNDPEVKRKKRIAQYKVYTVEGKVKASFRNGLRWIKAKCSQIVRGY from the coding sequence ATGGATGGGTTCGGGTCGAGCAATCGGTACGGCTGCGGCGGAGGCGGAGACCGGAGGTTAGAGATTGTGAGTGGCAAGGGCTTTAACTCGAACCACGTGTACGCCCCTCGGATTGACTCGCCCGATCTCCCACCGGTTCCGTACGCGATGGCTCGGGCGAGTCAGGACGGGTCGTCGAAACCGTGGGGCTTCAATGACCCGGAggtgaagaggaagaagaggatcGCTCAGTATAAGGTTTACACGGTCGAAGGTAAGGTCAAAGCTTCGTTCAGAAATGGGTTGCGTTGGATCAAGGCCAAGTGCTCTCAGATCGTCCGAGGTTACTAG
- the LOC142612288 gene encoding zinc finger protein 4-like — MSDNDKNPTSRLKLFGFPLTDHHQELPDKTENFEDHRKFTCQFCERAFANSQALGGHQNAHKRERQRARRAQFQSGRRCSNILSSHSVRSAPSIYPRGYIANGTNAAPIFDLQGHPNCNQSRPLLISSSCARFPSQFFVTNPLQLADNAQSFAEFSGQLPAEGEEGVDLHLKLSPSG, encoded by the coding sequence ATGTCTGATAACGATAAGAACCCAACTTCGAGACTGAAACTATTCGGTTTTCCATTAACAGATCACCACCAAGAACTTCCAGACAAGACAGAAAACTTTGAAGATCACAGAAAATTCACTTGCCAATTTTGTGAGAGAGCTTTTGCTAACTCCCAAGCACTTGGGGGCCACCAAAATGCACACAAGCGAGAGCGTCAAAGAGCTAGGCGTGCTCAGTTTCAGAGTGGTAGACGGTGCTCAAATATTCTCAGCTCTCACTCTGTGAGATCAGCACCCTCCATTTATCCAAGAGGGTACATCGCCAATGGTACTAATGCTGCACCTATCTTCGACTTACAAGGACATCCTAATTGTAATCAATCGCGGCCGCTTTTAATTTCATCATCATGTGCTCGATTTCCTTCTCAATTTTTCGTGACGAATCCCTTGCAACTTGCTGATAATGCTCAGTCTTTTGCCGAATTCTCAGGTCAGTTGCCTGCGGAGGGGGAGGAAGGTGTTGATCTCCATCTAAAATTGTCTCCTTCTGGTTGA